tggattagacatgtaatcaagttgtagtaaaaaggataaaacagaataCACATGAGTCTATAGGTggacaacaattggacattcccaaaacatgtggagaaaagtacctgatgattcagtgttacagatatggcagttataggtcgattgcagattttttttaaaccttttgtaaGGAGTTATTTGGATGACTTTGAAgctatggatgactttgaaatggataagatgatgagccaagtttttagaagttaagattagactggaccacaccctctcccaaaatctgttaattcacgattccatatatgtttaatagaaatagactttgcagtgtgatcattaagtttactatatattaaagaaacagatggccgACCAGAGGGTGGTGTGATCCATTCCCtcataggatgagaggaaatggggGATACTCGATAGGCCTTGAGAGCAGAacgtaactaaaaaaaaacaaaatatgatgatgctggtgAACAAAACTTAGTTCTTAGTTCTTGAAATGAGCAGAGTCCTTTGTTATCATATAAGTCACCGCATGTGTTTATGCCCAAGGTGGACCAAGAGGGCTGGACAAATGACCGATTTCCACGTTGTGCCATAAGGGTGTTGTTGCAAAATTTGAAAGCTCCTCCCATCAGACGCTCCACcctaataatatatacatattttatatatatatatatatatatatatagatatatatatatacatgtgtttatataatatatattattatatattattttacatgttttataacaaatgtttaatatattttaaatcaattttaatatttaaatcaattataataaaaaaatatttaatgtataataataatatatatatataatacattttctgacacacacacacagacatacacacttatttatttatatttacacacctttatttattttaaatgcatacagtatataataaaataaatacaatatatatataatatatatttagaccAAAAAAGTCAACTTCTTCAGATATGCCCTACTCAGTGCAATGAGAGATGAGATCAGTAAATGAGAACACACCGAGCATGGCCTGCTTTCCTCGTTTCTCAGCACTGGTAGCTCAACTGTGTATAATTAATCCTGTCTCAAGCAGAGTGTTAAACTCTATTCTCATTAAAAAGTCCTTAGAGAAGCCTATTAACTCACGTCATAACCGCACACATTCAGGATTAGTGACTGTACTGAGTGGGCAGTGGTGAAACGTGATGTGagcacaacaaataaaacataaagcaTCAAAGACAATCACATGCACAATAGACCAGTAATGGCCCTGTGCAGCCCCATACAGCTTTGTGGGTTAGCAATGACATCAAAAATAATACATGCTGACTGGGCTACCCTTCTGCTAAGGCTTAGCAGTGCTAATATATGTCTTGACACTCTGATAACACCTTACAATACTGTAATACTTTCCTGCTATGCTATGCTATCTACTTTATATTAGTTGCACTGTTGAATTCCTAAACATTTCCGTTCTCTCACCAACAGCATCAAAATCCCGCCCCTGCAGTGAGGAGTACCGTCGCATGCCTCCACCCAAACCCAAACGCAACCCCAACACCCAGCTCAGCACATCCTTTGACGAGTCTTACATTCAAAACCACGGCAGCAAAGCTAAGTCTGCCTCTCTGCCGCGTCAACACAAAAAGAAGTCGGCATCTCAGAATCAAAGCCCTGCCCCCGACACTGATGATGAGGCAGAGCCTGTTTATATAGAGATGGTGGGGAACATCTTACGAGACTTCAGTCGAATTGCCGGCGCTAATGGCGACGAAGAGGATGACCAAGGTGAAAGTGTGTACGAGGAGATGAAATATCCTGCCTTCGATGATTTACCTTCGTCTTTAGACCACACGCAGTCGCGATGGGAGCAATATCCCACTGCTTTGGTGCCGGAAGTCGAACTTACACGACCCACCACTCCACGTGGTTCGCTGTGTGACATTCCCGCCCCATTCCCGAATCTGCTTTCCCATCGACCTCCTCTACTAGTATTTCCACTTGCACCAGCCCAATGCTCCCCCAACTCTGACGAATCCCCTCTTACTCCATTAGATGTCACCAAACTGCCCATGATGGAGAACGTCGGATATGGGAAACCTGGTGCATCCCCAACTGGTGCCGAGCCTGGACCACAGCTGGAGGGGCAGCAGGTGTCTGgtaaacaccaccaccaccaccaccaccaccaccatcatcatcatcatcataagaAGTCTGCAGAGACTAAGGAGCAACAAAGAATCACAGCATCAGGACGATCATCTGCTCCTCCTCTGCCATCCGCGCTTTATAAAAGCGGTGGGTCATCCGCGGCACACGGTTACCCAAGGAGCCACTCCGCCTGCCCATCCCCCGTCAGTATGGGTCGCGCATTAACGCCGCTCACCCTGAAGCGCCCCCCGCCGTACGACGCTCTCATGACCGGGACAATTCCTCGCAGCGCATCTGGAGTTCCACATGGATCACGTGAAAGCGGACGGCTCTCGAATTCCTCCAGTGTGCATGGAGGGTCCATGCAAAACGTCTCCACTGCTTCGGGTTCAAGCTCAGGGTCGGGAGGTCGAGGCAGTCGTACACCAACCAGTCCTTTGGATGAACTCAGCAACTTGTTCTCTTCCGGACGTAACATGTTGAAGAAAGGTTCAGGAAGCCGCAAGAGTAAGGAGTCAGCGGATGGTGAgtgaaaatgttataattattgaTCTAAACGTGTTACCAAAAacaaagtttggggtcggtaagtcTTATAttctcatcaaagctgcatttatttaatcaaaaatacagtaaatagtaATATTggtaaatattattaccattcaaaataactgtttattctgaatttattcctgtgatgacaaagctaatTTTTTGAGCAGCTAtttctgcagtcttcagtgtcacaagatccttcagaaatccttctaatatgctgatttatttctcaagaaacatttcttaccatTATTAATGTCGAAatcagttgtactgcttaataattttgtggaaaatgtgatacttttttcaggactttgcgatgaatagaaaattccaaagattttattagattagatttaaatttatattatgtagaactcgtttgtaacattataaatgtcttttcttaaaaaaacttttgaccccaaactgttgaacagGAACTTGACAGGTTTTATAAGTCTTTGAATTGCCTTTAaattatcaagttttttttttttttttttttttacatttatatgcattGGTCAATAATGGGTACTGTATAATAGGATATTTGATTGTGCATTTCTCCCATTTTTTACATATTGTTCACCTTTCCCATAATGAAGATTAAGAGGCCATGCTGTTAATGTTAAAAAGCTCACAGTTTCAAAAGTATAGCCACATGATGTAATAAACAATATGCATCTTAAcatgatttttgtgtgtgaaaaaaaaaacacttactaacctttctatttaaaattatgtctctaaaataacaaaacattacaataaaaccattacagctcaaataacacagctttttaacagaagaataatataaataattttaagcttTGTGTCTCAAtgtaactttgattttttttttttttaagaaaaggaagAGCTAGTCAAAATTATTTGTGTTAAACTGAGTTATTTTAAACTACAAATACTGTCTTGAAAATGTCAGAAATGTTCCATCGATTTCAGCCATTTAACTGTTATATGTGAAAATACGAAAAAATAATTGTCAGCTTATTAATATCAGTGCAAGTAGAAAATAAGCAAACTAGAATACTAtgacttttaattaattagatcCACAAATGTTAATCCTGGCAAATACTGGAACTGAAGGGTTAACTGTGAGATATCTGGGGGCGATTGGTAGCCGTCTCATTTACAACTTCAAAGTGAGGGATGTTGTCTCATAGAGCAAATCCTGATTGGGTTTAAAGAGCGTGTGTAATCGTCTTGAGAGCTGCAGCTAAGGACTTTTTTTCTAGACTGTTATTTTTCCCGTGGGTGGAGGAGAGATGGCTTTCATGTCCTTTTTCCACGGTCCACTTCCATCACTCCAGGTGTGTCTGTCTGCAAGCGTGTGTTTGAGCCCATTTACAGATTAAAAATTTAACGATCAGCCTACACACAGACTGTGCAACATGCTTATAGTGCACGGGGCAGAGAGAGCGAGAAAATGACCCAGATTCTCCCACACCAAACAGAGCCTATTCATATCAAAATCACTGTTTAACGTAAAGGTTGCCAGATTGTTTTGCGAAGGGTTGTTGAATGCCTTTCTCATGAGCCTTTCAAATCTTGACcttaaaaaactttaattgaaaaaattctaaaatactcATACTAAAAAACCACAGATTAACAAATCAAGGCTATCATGTTGAACCCTCtatgcacacaaaacacacacacacacaatttctattgttattattttcctTACCTTCACAAGAAGCCAAACCTCAATTCACCTTAATATAATAAGGCATATACCGTACAccacacaggtacacacacacacacacacacacacacactgaagcaggTCAGTCTGTCCATCACAGTCAATTTTACGCTACCCAGTCTAGcagagacacacaaaaacacacagactccTCGTGTCAGTATGTCTTCCACGGATCTGTGATTTGGGCTTGGTGCCTGACAGAGTGTGGAGGTGTGTGAGATTAACAGGCTGCCGGCAttagtaggtgtgtgtgtgtgtgtgtgtgtgtgtgtgtgtgtgtgtgtgtgtgtgtgtgtgtgtgtgtgtgtgtgtgtgtgtatgtgtgtgtgtgtttgcc
This portion of the Cyprinus carpio isolate SPL01 chromosome A15, ASM1834038v1, whole genome shotgun sequence genome encodes:
- the LOC109104112 gene encoding neuronal tyrosine-phosphorylated phosphoinositide-3-kinase adapter 2-like, yielding MDSGEDECTHFLQYVEDSGLRAYDELVIQNASDIARESDRVRNHTHWTYLQEKNQKKRRQEEAIKRIGEDVARVTEGGGYAGKHFRMGFMTMPAPQDRVPPSCGPGFTVRSQSLHSVGGGEEEGSPTSRKQPPPKPRRDPNTKLSTSSETVNTVLSTGKSGKETEKFDASKSRPCSEEYRRMPPPKPKRNPNTQLSTSFDESYIQNHGSKAKSASLPRQHKKKSASQNQSPAPDTDDEAEPVYIEMVGNILRDFSRIAGANGDEEDDQGESVYEEMKYPAFDDLPSSLDHTQSRWEQYPTALVPEVELTRPTTPRGSLCDIPAPFPNLLSHRPPLLVFPLAPAQCSPNSDESPLTPLDVTKLPMMENVGYGKPGASPTGAEPGPQLEGQQVSGKHHHHHHHHHHHHHHHKKSAETKEQQRITASGRSSAPPLPSALYKSGGSSAAHGYPRSHSACPSPVSMGRALTPLTLKRPPPYDALMTGTIPRSASGVPHGSRESGRLSNSSSVHGGSMQNVSTASGSSSGSGGRGSRTPTSPLDELSNLFSSGRNMLKKGSGSRKSKESADGESKGRSDSRDRALSSSSPKSQDWETPTGQSATPTATPSRFGRSSISPTTMLGETKAGCKLGRSASTSGVPSPVGTPQRHAPDASAHPCGTPFQMPPMPWACGDSTMMEMIEKKRHLCKEIKARQRPSDKALCKQDSMPILPSWKKTNGGKKFGPPPYSTQTTVFWDTAI